DNA sequence from the Gammaproteobacteria bacterium genome:
CCAGACGCGGGCCATCAGCAGGTCGAGCAGCACCCCCATGAACACGATCGGCACGATGACCGGCGCGATCAGTGTCGGGATGATCTCCCAGCCCTGGTACACGATCTCTCCGCCCGCCAGTGGCGACAGTGCCGCCAGGATAAGGACCAGTACCGCCAGCATCAGGCGCAATACGCCGAAGCGTTCCATCAGTATACTCACGAAGCGTTTCCCTCGAATCACGTCCCTGCCGAAAGATCGGGAATGCCGACCGGCGCAGGTGCTCGGCGTATTATACATACTGCCCGCCAGATCCAATGACGCGCGGCGGGATGTGGAGCCTCGGGGATGATCGGACCCGCCGGCGTCTCGGTGGTCATCCCCACTCGCGACCGCGCATACTGCCTGGGACGCGCGCTGGAATCGGTTCTGGACCAGACGGTGCCGCCCGGCGAGATCGTCGTCGTCGACGACGGGTCGGAGGACGATACCCGCACCCTGGTGAACGGGTTTCCCGGGATACGCTACCTGCGGCAGGCCACCGGCGGGGTCAGTTCGGCGCGCAACCGCGGGATTCGTGAGGCTCGAGGCAGATGGCTCGCGTTCCTCGACTCGGACGACGCCTGGCGTCCCGAGAAGCTGGCCCGCCAGTGTGACGCCCTGTCGGCCCGCAGCGATTTCCTCGTCTGCCACACCGATGAGGTGTGGATTCGCCGGGGCCGGCGCGTCAATCCGATGCGCAAACACGCCAAGCACGGTGGCCGGATCTTTGACAAGTGCCTGCCCCGTTGCGTGGTCTCGCCCTCCGCCGCGATGATTCATCGCCGCGTGTTCGATACGGTAGGGACCTTCGATGAAGACCTCCCGGCCTGCGAGGACTACGACCTATGGCTGCGGATCTGCGCCCGCTTCCCGGTTCTCTATATCGAAGACAGGCTGATCACGAAGTATGGCGGTCACGACGACCAGTTGTCCCGGCGCTACCGGGCCATGGACCGGTTCCGCCTGCGCGCGCTCGAAAAGCTGCTCGAGACGGGGGATCTCTGTGATGCGGATGCGGCGGCGGCCCGCGACACCCTGCTCGAAAAAACCGATATCCTCATCCGGGGCGCGCGAAAACACGGCAATCTCGATCTGCTGGCCCGCTGCGAGAGACTGCAATCGCGCTTCGCGCCCCCATTCGGCGGTTTTACGAGCGCATGATTCACATCGTCACCGCCCTGCATGCCGAGGCCCGCCCCCTGATCGACCGATTCGATCTGCGGGCCAGACAGGGTACCCTCCCCTTCCCGGTGTTCGAGGGAGAAGCGACGATTCTGGTGGTCTGCGGTGTCGGCAAGGTCCAGGCCGCGGCCGCGGCCGGATGGGTCGGGGGCGCTGCGACGTCGCCGGGGACCACCACGTGGCTCAACGTCGGGGTATGCGGGCACGCATCGCTCCCGCCCGGAACCAGTCGTGTCGCCCATCGAATCGAGGATGCGACCTCGGGGCGGCGCTGGTATCCGCCCCAGATCACGAAGCCCCCCTGCACCAGCGCGTCGCTGCGGACCGTGGATCGGCAGGAGACGGGCTATTCCTCGCAGGACATCTACGACAGGGAGGCCGCGGGTTTCTACCCCGTCGCCCTGCGCTTCGTCAGTGCGGAACTCGCGCAATGCATCAAGATCGTCTCCGACAATACCGGCAACGATCCGTCGCGGGTCACACCCGCGCTCGCCGAGTCACTGGTATCGGATGCCATGCCCATCGTCTCGCGGTTCGTGGAGCAACTGCACGAACTCGCCTCGGAGCTCGACCGCATTCATGCGGAGCCGCCGGAGACCGAGGCGTTCCTGTCGAAATGGCGCTTCACGGTGACGCAGCGACACCAGCTGCTGTGGCTGCTGCGGCAGTGGCGGGCGCTGCAACCGGACCGTCCCCTGGATCCCGGGGAGTTCCCGGCACGTACCACCGCGAAGGCGCTGCTCCAGGCGTTGCGCGCGCGGACAACCCGGTGCCACCCCGGGGGAGAGAAAGATTGACCCGCCACATCTATGTCGAGAATGCGGTCGCCGATCACCCCACGGCGCTGGGGATACTGAAACGCTTTCCCCGCGCAACTGTTGTCCCGTGTGACAGGTACACGGAGGTCTTCAACCCGCGGTCGCAGAACTTTCGCCTGCAGAAACGTCGCCCCGCGACGATCCTGGCAAGAAAACACGATGGCCTCGTGCTTGAAGCGCCGGACGGTTATCGCATCGGCGAAGGCCCCGGTTACTACTTCTCGCACATGTTGAACTGCGTCTATGACTGCCGTTACTGCTTCCTTCAGGGGATGTATCGCTCGGCGCACCAGGTGGTCTTCGTCAACTACGAGGATTTCACGCGGGAACTGTCCGCGACGATCTCGCGCCATCGCGGCCAGCCGGTCTGGTTCTTTTCCGGGTACGACTGCGACAGCCTCGCCTGGGAGCCGGTGACCCGGTTCGTGGCGCATTTCCTGCCGTTCCTCGAACGGCACCCGTCGGCTCACCTGGAGATCCGCACCAAGAGCACCCAGGTCCGCAGCCTGCTCTGCCGCCGACCGCTCGAGAACGTGGTCGTGGCCTTCAGCCTCTCGCCGGGGAAAGTGGCAGCATCTCTGGAACACAGGACGCCCTCGCCGGAGGCCCGCATCGACGCCATGGCACGCGTCCAGGCCGCGGGCTGGCCAACCGGCCTGCGACTCGACCCGCTGATCCTCCACGACGGTTACCGGGGGGGTTACCGTGCCCTGTTGAAGGCGCTGTTCGCGCGGGTCGACGCCCGGACCCTGCACTCTGTCAGCCTCGGCCCCTTCCGGCTGCCGCGCACCTATTTCCGAAACCTGCGCTCGCTCTACCCGGACGAACCGCTGTTCGCCGGGCCCCTGGTCGAGCGCGGTGGCATGGTGTCCTATGGCGAGGACGCCGAGACGGCGATGCGCCGGGTCTGTCTCGAGGAACTGGGGCAATACGTGCCCGAGGAGCGCATCTTTCCCTGCACCTGGGGCGGCTAACGAAATTCCGAACAAACGCTCGTGCCAGACTCGGCCCTAGCCCTGACCGCAGCCGCCGCGGCACATCCACAGGATAAACCCGACCAGTACCACCGAACTTGCTATACCGACAACCGTTAGACAGTCAAAACACATACTTACATCCTCTGCCTGGTCGAGCGGCGGCCTCCAGCCGACACCCACCGAGCGTAAAGTTTAATATTAAGTATATTCTACTATTCTTATATTACACCACTATGAATACCGTTTCCTTTTTTCGACGGCTTGTTCGCGCATCGTTCCGGGTCTCCTCAGGCGGTAAGCAGAGTGAGCGCCTGGCGGTATTTCTCTCCGGTCTTCTTCACGATGACGTCAGGCAGCGCCGGAGCGGGCGGTCGCTTGTCCCAGTCCAGCGTTTCCAGGTAGTCGCGGACGAATTGCTTGTCGAAGCTCGGGGGACTGGTCCCCGGACGGTAGCTCTCCGCTGGCCAGAATCGCGAGGAGTCCGGGGTCAGCACCTCGTCGATCAGCACCACCTCGCCATCGGCGTCCAGGCCGAACTCGAATTTGGTGTCGGCGATGATGATGCCCCGGCCCAGGGCGTAGTCGGCAGCCCGCCGGTAGATCTCCAGGCTCAGCTCCCGAATCCGCCCGGCCGTTGCCGCCCCCACGATTGCCGCTGCCCGGTCGAAATCGATATTGACATCGTGGTCCCCCACCTCCGCCTTGGTCGACGGGGTAAACAGCGGCTCAGGGAGCCTGTCCGCCTGTCGCAACCCCCTGGGGAGCCGGATACCACACAGGCTTCCATTGCGCTGGTAGTCCTTCCAGCCGGAGCCGATGAGATAGCCACGCACGATGGCTTCCACGGGCAGGGACTTCAGCCGACGCGCGATGACACTTCGCGGCGCAAGGAAGCACCGCAGTTCGGGGTCGCCGATTACCGAGTCGAGCGGGATTTCGCACAGGTGATTCGGTACCAGGTCGCGCATCCTGGCGAACCAGAAATTCGAGATCTCCGTCAGGACCTCACCTTTACCCGGGATCGGGGTCGGCAGGATCACGTCGAATGCGGAGATCCGGTCCGATGTGACGATCAGCATATGTTCGTCATCCACCTCGAACAGGTCCCGGACCTTACCTCGGTATAGCTGTTTGAGGTGATCGATTTCCATCAGACACTCGCCGGGGCGGGTTCAGTTGGTTTTGGCCGCAAAGATCCCGTGACGGCGCCGGGACCCGGTACAAAGTTTACATGGATCATTCGAACCGGGCAGCGGACCCTGGCCGGACAAGACCCGGAGAACCGACTAAAACGACACCGGCTCCCGGGATCGCAGGTCAACGCCCGCAAACGGAAAAAGACGGAACCTGCGCAACAGTTCCCCCGTACATGTTATTGAGAAAGCAACAGAAACCCGTCATCACTGCTCGGGAGCGCGACTGCCTCCTCCTGGGAAGAAGCATTTTTCCCATGACTAAACAGTAAGTTATTTCCGCCTTCGCCGAGACTAGGCAATTTTGGCACACATGCTGCGTTATTCAGGACATGGACGCATGATCGTTCATCACCCTTGAAAACCGATA
Encoded proteins:
- a CDS encoding glycosyltransferase is translated as MIGPAGVSVVIPTRDRAYCLGRALESVLDQTVPPGEIVVVDDGSEDDTRTLVNGFPGIRYLRQATGGVSSARNRGIREARGRWLAFLDSDDAWRPEKLARQCDALSARSDFLVCHTDEVWIRRGRRVNPMRKHAKHGGRIFDKCLPRCVVSPSAAMIHRRVFDTVGTFDEDLPACEDYDLWLRICARFPVLYIEDRLITKYGGHDDQLSRRYRAMDRFRLRALEKLLETGDLCDADAAAARDTLLEKTDILIRGARKHGNLDLLARCERLQSRFAPPFGGFTSA
- a CDS encoding phosphoribosylaminoimidazolesuccinocarboxamide synthase, with protein sequence MEIDHLKQLYRGKVRDLFEVDDEHMLIVTSDRISAFDVILPTPIPGKGEVLTEISNFWFARMRDLVPNHLCEIPLDSVIGDPELRCFLAPRSVIARRLKSLPVEAIVRGYLIGSGWKDYQRNGSLCGIRLPRGLRQADRLPEPLFTPSTKAEVGDHDVNIDFDRAAAIVGAATAGRIRELSLEIYRRAADYALGRGIIIADTKFEFGLDADGEVVLIDEVLTPDSSRFWPAESYRPGTSPPSFDKQFVRDYLETLDWDKRPPAPALPDVIVKKTGEKYRQALTLLTA
- a CDS encoding DNA photolyase yields the protein MTRHIYVENAVADHPTALGILKRFPRATVVPCDRYTEVFNPRSQNFRLQKRRPATILARKHDGLVLEAPDGYRIGEGPGYYFSHMLNCVYDCRYCFLQGMYRSAHQVVFVNYEDFTRELSATISRHRGQPVWFFSGYDCDSLAWEPVTRFVAHFLPFLERHPSAHLEIRTKSTQVRSLLCRRPLENVVVAFSLSPGKVAASLEHRTPSPEARIDAMARVQAAGWPTGLRLDPLILHDGYRGGYRALLKALFARVDARTLHSVSLGPFRLPRTYFRNLRSLYPDEPLFAGPLVERGGMVSYGEDAETAMRRVCLEELGQYVPEERIFPCTWGG